The DNA region TATCTTTTCCATCGTAATGAACAATGAGGAAAATTTCATCAGAAACCGCGGTTATATTTTTACGAAATCCAGAAGCAAAGTCTTTCCATTCTTGTGCGGCTTTTGCATCAAGTATGGGTTTAAAAAGTGCGGCAGCTTGTTTGACAATGATGAGTTTTCTTGGGTAGAACATATCAGGTGTAAATAGTTCAGCAAAAAGTTTTGCCTGTTCTCCTGATTCCGAAACGATCAGAATGATCTCATAGGCTCCTGATGATTTTGAAAGTGCTTCTTTGTAATGGTCGATGATGAGTTCAAATTCATAGGAATCTTCCCCCGTATAGGCAAAAAATTGCGGAAGGTTACTAGTCTGGGTTTTGAAGAGTTGGAAAAGAGAGGTAAATTCTCTGGCTTGTGATTTTTTTGTTTCCATTTTCGTAAATCCGGTCTAATCTTTCGATAAGATCGAGGCGATATTCATAGTATGGAAATCTCAAGTAATGTGGCAAGAGTTTCAGGACTAGGCGAACCGTATATGTATGTGTCTCCCGCATACAATACCCAAGCAGTGGAGCAAGTAGAAGAAATTCAGTCTCGCTCCTACCAGCCTAAATATGTTTCTGGTGAAACTGAAAAAAAAGCAGCAGAAGTCCAAACAAGTCCGGATGCCAAAGCGGCCTACAAACCGGGAAATTTAGTCAACTTATACGCGTAATAGACCTTTCCCAGAATGGTAACCACACCGAAGAAAGAGCAAAAAAACTTCGGAGAGGGAATCCCATCACATTGGTATAGGAACCAACTCGCTCTAATACCGGGCCATTTTCATCCTGGATTCCATATGATCCAGCTTTGTCAAAAGGTCGACATCGCAAAACATAATCTCGAATCTCGGCTTCCTTCCAATCCTTAAATTGAATTTCGGTTTCTTCGTAAAAGAAATCAAACATTGTTCCAATCCGTAAACCAGCGCCAGAAAAGACTGAATGTTTTTTCCCCGAAAGGGTTTTGAGTATGCGAACCGAATCTTCCACGTCGATCGGTTTGTGTAAAATTTCATTTTGAAATACAACAATGGTATCGGCTGCTAGGTATAAGTTGTTTTTATCAGCTTGATCTCCCAATTTAGAGTGAACCATTCGTTCTAAATAAACTAAAGGGACTTCTCCTGGAATTTGCGTTTCATCAATGTTTGCTGGTTCCACTTGGAATGAAAATCCAAGATCGGTGAGTATTTGGATCCG from Leptospira noumeaensis includes:
- a CDS encoding Maf family protein, whose translation is MFILKSTSPRRIQILTDLGFSFQVEPANIDETQIPGEVPLVYLERMVHSKLGDQADKNNLYLAADTIVVFQNEILHKPIDVEDSVRILKTLSGKKHSVFSGAGLRIGTMFDFFYEETEIQFKDWKEAEIRDYVLRCRPFDKAGSYGIQDENGPVLERVGSYTNVMGFPLRSFFALSSVWLPFWERSITRIS